In one Myripristis murdjan chromosome 5, fMyrMur1.1, whole genome shotgun sequence genomic region, the following are encoded:
- the hrh1 gene encoding histamine H1 receptor, with protein MESGPVLSTDISHLNTTSTYERNNNWSDRYEEDKSNHTLSHYDHFSIMLGVFLGLLSLLTVIMNLLVLYAVKREKSLHTVGNLYIVSLSVADLIVGTTVMPLNLVYLLADEWKLGRAVCQLWLITDYVASTASIFSVFILCLDRYRSVRQPLKYLKYRTRGRASVMICGAWLLSMMWIIPILGWRSFTHVDLKPEAENKCDTDFRFVTWFKVITAVFNFYVPSVLMLWFYMHIFLAVRQHLRDRERIIHPLDSSGENEYGQNVQTPEKNDYKSSKGDSKVIAEYSKKDRLLDQNTLDQTYSLKDADEGQKDTSRSQIKSGAKGQETSLLAMTTKRFRTSRKTKRCSLSPQEKQPAPEIPLSRSSVPHELICSEENNEQKPHTSINECHVTIPNSVDGVCDVGQVSDVQTYTTVLCNNDLSHPLPWIEDMVEDSGLDPDNAATLKQTWQKFIDQSRQRIQSLRIHKEHKAAKQLGLIIAAFLVCWIPYFIAFMVMAFCRLCVHHDLHMFTIWLGYINSTLNPFIYPLCNGNFKRVFRSILHLPTRL; from the coding sequence ATGGAATCTGGTCCAGTGCTGTCCACAGACATTTCACACCTCAACACCACCAGTACATATGAAAGGAACAACAACTGGAGTGATCGTTATGAAGAGGACAAGAGCAACCACACTCTGTCCCACTATGACCACTTCAGCATCATGCTGGGAGTCTTCCTGGGACTTCTTTCCCTCCTCACTGTCATCATGAACCTCCTGGTTCTCTATGCTGTCAAGAGGGAGAAGAGCCTCCACACTGTGGGGAACCTCTACATTGTGAGCCTGTCTGTGGCTGATCTGATCGTAGGGACCACAGTGATGCCTCTGAACCTGGTGTATCTGCTGGCGGATGAGTGGAAACTGGGCCGAGCTGTTTGCCAGTTGTGGCTCATCACAGACTATGTGGCTAGCACAGCGTCCATTTTTAGTGTGTTTATCCTGTGTTTGGATCGGTACCGGTCTGTCAGACAGCCGCTGAAGTACCTGAAGTACCGAACACGTGGAAGGGCCAGTGTGATGATTTGTGGAGCCTGGCTGCTCTCTATGATGTGGATTATTCCTATTTTAGGATGGAGGTCTTTCACTCATGTGGACCTGAAACCTGAGGCAGAGAACAAGTGTGATACAGATTTCCGCTTTGTCACGTGGTTTAAGGTGATTACTGCTGTGTTCAACTTCTACGTACCATCTGTTTTGATGTTGTGGTTTTACATGCACATCTTCTTGGCAGTCAGGCAACATctcagggacagagagagaatcatCCATCCACTGGATTCATCTGGGGAAAACGAGTATGGACAAAATGTTCAGACGcctgaaaaaaatgattacaAATCATCCAAGGGGGACAGTAAAGTAATAGCGGAATATTCTAAAAAAGACCGCCTGCTGGATCAGAACACTCTTGATCAGACATATTCTCTtaaagatgcagatgaaggcCAAAAGGATACATCCAGATCTCAAATAAAAAGTGGTGCAAAGGGCCAGGAGACATCACTGCTTGCCATGACAACAAAACGATTCAGAACGTCACGAAAAACCAAGAGgtgctctctgtctcctcaggAGAAGCAGCCTGCACCTGAGATTCCCCTGAGTCGGTCGTCTGTGCCACATGAGTTAATCTGCTCAGAGGAGAACAACGAGCAAAAACCTCATACATCTATAAATGAGTGCCACGTCACAATACCAAACTCAGTGGACGGAGTCTGCGATGTAGGCCAGGTATCAGACGTGCAGACGTACACCACTGTTCTGTGCAACAATGACCTCAGCCACCCTCTTCCCTGGATTGAGGATATGGTTGAAGACAGTGGGTTGGACCCAGACAATGCAGCAACTCTGAAACAGACGTGGCAGAAGTTTATTGACCAATCACGGCAGCGCATCCAAAGCCTGAGGATCCACAAGGAGCACAAGGCAGCCAAGCAGCTAGGCCTCATCATCGCTGCGTTCCTAGTGTGCTGGATACCTTACTTCATAGCTTTCATGGTCATGGCATTCTGTAGGCTGTGCGTCCACCATGACCTTCACATGTTCACGATATGGCTGGGGTACATCAACTCCACCCTTAATCCATTTATATACCCTCTCTGTAATGGAAACTTTAAACGGGTGTTCAGAAGTATTCTGCACCTACCCACTCGATTATGA